The sequence CCCGCATAGAACGTTCAACTTCAATAGTGAAGTCCACATGACCGGGGGTGTCGATAATGTTAATTTGATGGTCTTTCCAACTGGTACTAATTGCAGCAGCGGTAATAGTAATCCCCCGCTCCCGTTCTTGTGCCATCCAATCGGTAACAGCCGTTCCCTCGTGAACTTCACCTATTTTGTGAATGATGCCGGAGTAAAACAGTATTCTTTCTGTTGTTGTAGTTTTTCCCGCATCAATATGCGCCGCAATACCCATATTGCGAACTTTTTCTAGCGGGTTGGTACGTGCCACTACTGCCTCCTATGGCTTTTGCCTCTTGATATCTTGTATATTACACGGATGTAAATCGAATAATACTTACGAACTTAAAACTGTCCGACTTAATAGTAATAAAGATGATATGGCACCTTTACCACAAACCAATATATCCGTCTTTAACCTAATAACGATAATGTGCAAAGGCTTTATTTGCTTCTGCCATCCGGTGCGTTTCTTCTCGCTTGCGAATTGCGCTACCTGTCTCGTTAGAAGCATCCATCAACTCGTTTGCTAGCTTACTAGCCATTGTACGACCTGGACGCTGGCGAGAATACTGCACCAACCAACGTAGTGCTAGGGTTGTACCTCTTTCCGAACGTACTTCCATTGGTACTTGATAAGTCGCACCACCAACTCTTCGAGCTTTCACCTCCACTAATGGAGTTAGATTGCGTATTGCTCTTTCAAATACTTCTGTGGGATCGCCACCAGTTCTTTCTTCAATGATTTTCATTGCGTCATAAACTATCCGCGCAGCAAGAGATTTCTTGCCGTGACGCATTATGCGGCGAATTGTCATACTAATCAACCGACTGTTGTAAACTGAATCAGGCGGAACTGCGCGCCTTTGAATTACACCACGACGAGACATACTTAACCTTTAATTCAATATAGCAACTACAGAGAAATGATATTGATACTTCCGGGCATTATATAGTATGAATCCCTATTTTTATGACCCGCGAACTTCCGTCTTACATTGCAACTCGGAAAGCGGATGCGTTCTGGAGAGTCATATTTTATTAAAAACGTTGCTCGCGAATTATTTTAAGCAAGCAAAATTCACCATAGGAATCCAAAAACCCGAACTAACCGCTCAAAAAACTTTAGTTGCTGTGGACTTTCTCAACTTTATCAGTATACAGATAACGCTCCGAATAGTTGAAAAACCGCTCCAACTATACATATCAAGCGTCATGATTTATACGTTGATATTTAAATGGAAATCCAAAACGTCTTATAATTCTAGTATTTTACATACCGAACCGTCGCGCTGTTTTTAATCCCAATCAACTGTAGCTATTTTCTTCGCTTACCGGGATTATTTTCGCTTCAGTCAGCCGACTTTTAAGCATAGCCCGAGAAAACAACTACAGCTGACCCATAAGGATAGTTGTTAAACGCATTCAAGCGTTTTGGGTAGCTGTAGACTTTTAGAATTTGAATTATATACAAACACTGTCGCAATTGATTCTAAAAAACAACGCGACAAACCACAGCCACAATTACGATTCCTTCGGACGTTTTGTTCCGTACTTGGAACGACCTTGCTTGCGGTCTTTGACTCCGGCAGTATCCAAAGTTCCACGAATAATGTGATATCTCACGCCCGGTAAGTCCTTAACCCTACCGCCACGAATCATCACAACTGAGTGTTCTTGCAAATTGTGACCAATTCCTGGAATGTAAGCTGTAACCTCAAATCCAGAAGTTAATCTTACCCTTGCTACTTTTCTCAGAGCCGAATTAGGTTTTTTAGGTGTTGTTGTATAAACCCTGGTACAAACGCCCCGTCTTTGAGGGCATTGTTTCAGAGCCGGGGACTTGGTTTTCTGACGCGCTTTAGAGCGCTCGTTACGAATTAATTGCTGTATTGTTGGCATGAGTTACAGCACGTGAAGCTGCTGATTGTCTAAGTTTTAACAAATCCTGATTATATCTCTTTTTTAAAAAGATTATGTCAATTTTTGATAAAAATTTTATTAATTTTTAATATTACGGCAAGTAGGAATTATAAATTTACAGATTTTAACCGGTAACGGGTAGCTGAATTTAGTCGATGGAAAACGAATTTCCGCAACCGCAAACCTCAATCGCTTGGGGGTTGTAAAAGCGAAAGCCCCCACCCATGAGGTCTTCGGAGTATTCTATAGTTGACCCTTGAACCTGCTCTAGGGTTTGGGGATCTAGAACTATTTCGATATCCTTGGAAGTAAAAACGCGATCGCCTTGTGTTAATGTTTGCTCGTCGTTAAAAGACATATCGTAAAACCAGCCAGAACAACCACCAGGCTTGACGGTTAGTCTAAATAAAATATTGGGTGTTTTCTGCTTCGATTTTAACCGCTTGATCTCATCTGCTGCCGCTTGAGAAAGTTTAATCATTTGAGAATTTTATCTAAAATTTGAGATTTTAAATTCTAGATTAACAGTTAGAAGTTGCCAGGGAACAGAGGGAGGTAGCTTTTTTCATGTCGCCCTTCTTTGTCGAAGCTTAACTCCAGTTACTACTCAGTTAAGCAATTAAACTCATTTTTCAGATCCCCCAACCCCTGCTAATTTAGGGGCTTTTATTCCCTCCTTTTTAAGGAGGATCTCCCCTGAACCGAGCAGTATTTGCCTGACTCCTGTTCGACGTTACCTATAATTTTCTCAAAATCTCAAAATATATAAAAATAACGCACGGAAAGCATAAACCAAAAAGGTAGAATTCTCCGTGCGCCTGTCCAAAACACAATATATTTTTAAATGAAAGTTATGACCAAAGGTAAGATATCCCTAATTTTATTTTTCAGCACGCGCATAATCATCTTGATAACGGACAATATCGTCTTCTCCTAGATATTCCCCATTTTGTACTTCAATCAATACCAAAGGAATGACTCCAGGATTTTCTAAACGATGCGCGGTGCATTGTGGTACGTAGGTAGACTGATTATTACTTAATACAATTTCTTCTTCGCCGCAAGTCACTTTAGCAGTTCCAGAAACTACAATCCAGTGTTCGCTACGGTGATGGTGCATTTGTAAGCTTAAGCGATGACCCGGTTTAACTTCAATCCGCTTGATTTTATAGCCGCGTGCTTCTTCCAAAATCGTGAAAGAACCCCAAGGGCGTAATTCTGTTGCAGCAACGCCTTCAGGGGTCACTGCTGGGGGTAGGGTAAATGCGTTAGCTTCTGTTGTTTCTTGGAATTGAGCCATAGTTACCTCGTTTGAAGACATAAAAAACCGCTAGTACTCTACTATTGTTGGAAAAAAGTAGTGTGATATTGCAACCGTAATTGTCTGCAATTGAGTCCACCTTAGCCAAACATACCAAAGCTATTTGTTGCCGTGTAATCAACAGGTAGCGATAATCGTATGTTTACACCAACTCTTCATCAATCATAAAGGTAGCTTTTTACAAGCTTTAAAAACTCTTCACTTACTAGTAATTTATCCTTACAATATACTGAACATTAATAGTTGGTTAAGCTACAATTCATGAGTCAGTAATAGAATTAGGAATAGGGCTTCATTAAAGTTATCCCGGCATTGGTCAGACTTATCCAAAATCCACTTGTTAAACAAGTCAACTCGGATGCTTTTTGGCGGCTTAACCCAATATCTTGGGTGAAAATAAGATTATTTAAGCCGCCAAAAAGCGAAGTCTGACCAATTTTGGACAGGTTTTTTCCAAGGGCATGGGGCATTCGTAATTGCTAATTAGGCATAGTTAAGAGTTAGGAGTTAAATATTCTTACCCCTCTACCCCCTCTCCCTATCTCCTACTATCTATCCCCTTGACTCACGGGCGCGGCAAGAAAATACCAATGCCATTATGAACGCTGGCAGCGGTATTCGGCGAACGGTCGAGTAGTTGTCCTCCTAAATAGAGACTTGTGGAACTACCACCGTCTAAGTTAAGAGCGTTGACGCACCCTAGCTGCTGCATTAATTGAGCATGTTCTGTTAAGCTGGGTCCCTTTCCACCAGCCCTATCGTGTACTGCAGCAACTATAAGTTTTCCGCTCTTAGTGGTACAAATGGCACTACGAATGGCTTTTTGGTCTGCAAAGGCTTTACTGAAATTTTCGGCTTGAGCATCGAGAACAATTTGATTGTCTTTCAACAATAGGGGTCCGGCTCCCAATACGTGGGGATAGCGATTAAATTCTGGGGAAACAGCAGAACTGACGAGACGTAAAGGAGTTCCAATTTGGAATTGGGCAGCATTATTTACAGCACCAGCCCGTAGAGCGAGTAGATAGCCATTTTTAGGGATGGGAGCAAAGCCAACTCCAGCTTTAGCGCCCGCATACTGTTGAATAACTTTATTGTTTTGGACTGCGACTATAATTTCGTTGTCAGTAAGTGGCGTATAGTTTTGTCCCCACAAATGCGTATATCTAGCTATTCCTTGCTTTACGTATCCACTGTTTAAGTGAGTAATTGGCAGTTTTTGATTGTCGGAAAAAATCAAATTTTCTTGTAAAGAAAGGCGGTTCATGTAAAATTGACCGGCATCGTTCCAAGCAATTGCTCCTCGATTCAGAATTGGGCCGGAGAACCATTGACTATCCCGACGAATTGCACCCAGAGGTAAACGATTTTTTCGGTTGAAGAAACCGCCATTTATGGCGGCTGCTGCTAGGTATTTACGCGCTGTTTTAATTAGAGGTGCAGTACCTTCTTGTTTGTCTTGGTTAGTAGCAACAGGTCTTATTTTGACTTCGGAAGTACGGGGATTTACTTCTAACCATACTACTGGAAAGCGATCGCTGCCCAAGGAGACAAGTTGCTGTCTCCAACGCAAGCCTGGTGCCCAATCTATTGAGCGTCCGACTAAAGCATCCGGACGAATATCCACAATTAAACGATGGGGTTTGGGCAAGCTGCTGATACGGGGAGTCAAACCGAAAGGAACTACCAATCGAATAACTGTTTGATTGTTAACTACTTCAACTTTTTTGATTAGCGGTTCGGAAGTAGATTTTTTTGATACTGGTAAAGTTCTATTATTGAAGGGGTTATCTAACTGTATTGGTTGCGGTATTGGTGGTGCAGGAGTGTAGCGGCTGACCAAATTAGGATCTGCAACTCCATCAATGGTGATTATCCATTCTCTTGCAGGGAGTTTTGGCTTTGGTGGTTTGGGAGCGGAAATATCGGTATTAATAACAACACTTCGAGGTGTGAATGGAAGTTGAGGTACCTTTGGTTTGGGCTTCGATTGAACTTGAGGCTTAGATTTTGGCTTTTTAATCAAGGAACCCGCAGTCAACTTCCAAGGTGTTGGACGATTTAAATCTATGACTAAGCGCTGCTGCTCAAATGAGGATTTATTTTGCTTAA comes from Rivularia sp. PCC 7116 and encodes:
- the rpsG gene encoding 30S ribosomal protein S7; translated protein: MSRRGVIQRRAVPPDSVYNSRLISMTIRRIMRHGKKSLAARIVYDAMKIIEERTGGDPTEVFERAIRNLTPLVEVKARRVGGATYQVPMEVRSERGTTLALRWLVQYSRQRPGRTMASKLANELMDASNETGSAIRKREETHRMAEANKAFAHYRY
- the rpsL gene encoding 30S ribosomal protein S12, whose amino-acid sequence is MPTIQQLIRNERSKARQKTKSPALKQCPQRRGVCTRVYTTTPKKPNSALRKVARVRLTSGFEVTAYIPGIGHNLQEHSVVMIRGGRVKDLPGVRYHIIRGTLDTAGVKDRKQGRSKYGTKRPKES
- a CDS encoding iron-sulfur cluster assembly accessory protein, whose amino-acid sequence is MIKLSQAAADEIKRLKSKQKTPNILFRLTVKPGGCSGWFYDMSFNDEQTLTQGDRVFTSKDIEIVLDPQTLEQVQGSTIEYSEDLMGGGFRFYNPQAIEVCGCGNSFSID
- a CDS encoding phosphomannose isomerase type II C-terminal cupin domain, whose product is MAQFQETTEANAFTLPPAVTPEGVAATELRPWGSFTILEEARGYKIKRIEVKPGHRLSLQMHHHRSEHWIVVSGTAKVTCGEEEIVLSNNQSTYVPQCTAHRLENPGVIPLVLIEVQNGEYLGEDDIVRYQDDYARAEK
- a CDS encoding phosphodiester glycosidase family protein, giving the protein MVKKLTLGQKKNRITMDSKNGLFVKIMTLPILAIILNLTATSVTRAKPSSYEVRENVVSNQSLLISTSKSSLFQGSQISINGRTLPGTWVQQKGKSQKSPVLTYISDAALRQLIGVDLLSSNNPQLQPIQWFSSQSKPQVLTGFLEQGYRYLDITKFARKAKWKVQAKGNTLVIFTPKAKVKTIKQNKSSFEQQRLVIDLNRPTPWKLTAGSLIKKPKSKPQVQSKPKPKVPQLPFTPRSVVINTDISAPKPPKPKLPAREWIITIDGVADPNLVSRYTPAPPIPQPIQLDNPFNNRTLPVSKKSTSEPLIKKVEVVNNQTVIRLVVPFGLTPRISSLPKPHRLIVDIRPDALVGRSIDWAPGLRWRQQLVSLGSDRFPVVWLEVNPRTSEVKIRPVATNQDKQEGTAPLIKTARKYLAAAAINGGFFNRKNRLPLGAIRRDSQWFSGPILNRGAIAWNDAGQFYMNRLSLQENLIFSDNQKLPITHLNSGYVKQGIARYTHLWGQNYTPLTDNEIIVAVQNNKVIQQYAGAKAGVGFAPIPKNGYLLALRAGAVNNAAQFQIGTPLRLVSSAVSPEFNRYPHVLGAGPLLLKDNQIVLDAQAENFSKAFADQKAIRSAICTTKSGKLIVAAVHDRAGGKGPSLTEHAQLMQQLGCVNALNLDGGSSTSLYLGGQLLDRSPNTAASVHNGIGIFLPRP